The Anaerolineales bacterium region GAGGCAGGTACGAGAAGACTTTCGCGGCTTGACCGCGCGACAACAAACGGAAAATCACCGCTTCTTTCTCCGCCGATAGCGGCTCCATCAGGCGGGCGATATCGCCTGGCCGCCAATTCGCCACCAGCTCGCGCAAAGACGCGAAGTCGTGCGCCTCAATTAACGTTTCAAGATGTTGGCTGGTCATCTCTGTATTCATAACGGCTCCTTTGTGAAAAAATAAAAGCCACCTTGGATGTTCTCCGAAGGTGGCGAAGCCTCATACAGGGATGGAGGTTCGAATCACACGCCGCGCGGCAAATCAACGTCAGGCGAGTTGACGCATTCCATCCGAATCGGGGCTAATCGCATTTCGGAGACTCTTGAAGGAATCAAGATTGGACGCGATAAGGGAACATCGGCGTCCGAGGCGGCTTCTTCCTTTCGTTGGACAATAAGAAATGTGTTCATAAAAACCTTGCGGGTTATACTCCCGCCCCGCTTCATCCGTCAAGGGGAAGATATCATCCTGTATGCTGGATTTGAGTTTGCGAGACCACGCGGTTGCGCGTTTGTTTTGCGACATACAACGCCTGGTCGGCGACTTTGCATAAATGGTCCACGTTTTGATATTCTTTTGAAAAAGACACGCCCGCGCTGAACGTGACGTTCAATGAAACATCTTTGTAGCTGAAGGTTGTCGCCTCGATGTGCGAGCGCATCCGCTCGGCGACCTCAACCGCCTCATCCAGTGTGGTGCTTGGCAAGAGGATGAGAAACTCCTCGCCGCCCCAGCGCGAGACCGTGTCTTGAATGCGGGAGGATTGTTGTAATTGCAACGCCATCCACTTCAATACTTCGTCGCCGACGTCGTGACCATACGTGTCGTTGACGCGTTTGAAGTGATCCACGTCCAGCAGGATGATGGAGAAATCTTTTATCTCGCGTTCAGCGCGTCTGAGCTCGTAATCCAGCAGTTCGTGCATGGCGCGGCGGTTACGGACGCGCGTCAGCATATCGTTCATCGCCAACTCGTTCAGGTGAGTCTGCAATCGCTGGCTGATCATAAAGATAAAGCCTGCTGTCCACAAGAAACTGAGGATGAAAACCATCAGCACGAAGATGGGTTGTGTCGCGTTCGCTCCAGCGGCGGGATCAAGTTGTGGGGCGATGCCCGCTTGAGGAAACACGGCAGAGACGAAGCGCGTGAGCGAGACCAGCGAATACAGGATGAGCGGAATGGCTGTGACGAGCGCGCCAAGACGAAACGCCTTGTTGTCCGATTTCAGCAACACGAACGCGCTGGCGGCGCTTAACGGCGTGTTGACAGATTCGGTAATCCAAAGAATTGGAATGGGGAAGAAGTAGGTCAATGCGAGGGCAACATAGCCGAGAGGAATCAATCCATAAATGATCCAACGATGTGGGGGCGTTTCAGTGAACTGACACACGGAAAGATACAAAAGCAGGTTGCCTGTGTAGATCGCAACGTTTGAGGAGATTCCAATGCTATAACCGAGGCGCGGATGCCACAAAAGCAGAAAGTATCCTAGAGACAAGAATAATGTGGAAACGAAGAACAGCCTCACGCCTCGATATTCCCTCACAGCGACCGAGGCAAGCGCAACGGCAATTGCTTGCATCAAGAAGGTAATGCCGATGACCAGCGTCAACGGTCCAAGCGCAAGCAGGGATGGCTGTCCTAAAGGGGGCGGAGGGGGTTGAAGCAACATATTATTTTGCGAATGGCAAATATTTCTCGTTCAAACTTTCCATGTGATGATCCACGTGACCGACAAGCATGTAGATTAACGCCCGTGCGCTGACGGGATATCCGCTCGCGGCGCCGACCCGTAGAGCGGCTTCAGCGCTCATGTTTTGGATGGCGAGGATGTTCGCGCGGCGAAGATGCTCGAACTCCTCGATCAACTCTTTCAGCGGATGCTTGTCAAACCCCGCTTCGCGGACGTAGTCATTCTGCTCGAAACTAGCGAGCGGAGTCGCATCGTTTCGAGAGACGCGCAGTAGGCGATACGAGAAGACGCGCTCGACGTCGTTGAGATGTCCCATCACTTCTTTGATAGACCATTCCTTCGGCGCGTCACGGAATAGAGCTTGTTCGTCAGTCAGACTTCCCAGCGCGGACTTGATCTCGTCAATCTGCTTTGGCAACGCGGCGAGCACGTCGCCCCTCGCTTGTGCCCGTTGAACGTAGCCCGCATAAAATTCGGCATATTCATTTGAGGTTGGGGGAGAAAGTTGGTTCATGGCAAGATTATACTGCTGTATAATCAACCCGATGAACGACGCTGAAATCCGACAGATTGTGCAAAATGTGGTCAGGAATCTGACCGACTCGCCTCAAACCGACCCTGCGTCTGCCTCGCCCGTAGGAAAGCGAATCGTCGCCCTCGGCGCGGACCACGGCGGCTTTGAGTTGAAGGGAATCCTCAAACCCGAAATCGAATCGCTCGGCTTCGTCGTCATGGACGTTGGCACGAACAGCAAGGAGCCAGTGGATTATCCCGACTTTGCCCATTCCGTCGCGCAGATGGTCGGCACAGGCCGCGCCTGGCGCGGCATCATGATTGACGGCGCGGGGATCGGCAGCTGCATCGTGGCGAACAAAGTTCCCAACGTCCGTGCAGGGATGGCGTATGATGTTTCGTCCGCAACAAACAGCCGCGAGCACAATGACACGAATGTCCTCACCCTCGGCGCAGGGTTGATCGGCGTCAACTTGGCGAAGCAGATCGTCAAAGTCTGGCTCACCACCGACTTTGGCGGCGACCGTCACACAAAGCGCGTGGATAAGATAAAATCGGTGGAGAAGATGTATTTGAAGAATATGGATACGTAGGGGCGAGGTTCTCTCGCCCTATTTGTTGGTAAATCAAAGAAATGGGCGGGGAGACCCCGCTCCTACGAAACAATAATCAATGAAACCCGACCCGAAACTCGTCGAACAACTTGTTGAAATCATCACGCATGAAGTCCTCGCCGCGATGATGGAAGAGGACGCGCGCGTCAGTAACCCCGAAGCCTATCACTGCAAATTTGATTGTGCGGATGGGTTATGTGTTCGCACTTGTTTTGACCATGTGGGTAACGTCGTCAGCGCGGGGGCGGAGAGGGTGTCGTCCACGTTGGGGGCGATTCCGCAGGAGTTGTCGGTTGCCAAAATGATTGACCATACACTCCTCAAGCCCGACGCTACCCAACAGGAAATCGCTCAACTATGCTACGAAGCGCGCAAGTACGGATTCGCATCCGTGTGCGTGAACCCGACGTGGGTGAGTCTGTGTGCGGAGTTGCTCAAAGGCTCGGACGTGAAAGTCTGCACGGTGATCGGTTTCCCGCTCGGAGCGACTTCGTCTGAAACAAAGGCGTTTGAAACAGAGACAGCCATCAAACAAGGCGCGACGGAGATTGACATGGTCATCAACGTCGGCGCATTGAAAGCGCGTGATATTGAAACGGTTGCGAAAGATATACGCGGCGTGGTCAAAGCTGCGCACGCGCGCAATGTGATCGTCAAAGTAATCATTGAAACTGTTTTGCTTACCGACGAAGAGAAAACGATCGCAAGCCTCACGTCGAAAGAAGCGGGCGCAGACTTTGTCAAAACGTCCACGGGATTTGCGGGCGGCGGCGCGACGGTGCACGATGTCGAGCTGATGCGCAAGGCGGTCGGTCCGCAGATGGGAGTCAAAGCGTCGGGCGGAGTCCGCACGTTTGAGGACGCGCAGAATATGATTCAAGCGGGCGCGACGCGCATCGGCGCGAGCGCGGGGGTGAAGATCATTCAAGGTCCGAGCGACCAGGTTGAAGGGAAGAAAGAATCGGGTTCTTCATCCGCAAAATATTAATCATCGTCCCGCAGGTTAATCTGAACGAGTAAATTGATAAAGAAAACCTGCGGGACGTTCTTGGAGAAATTATGTTTATCGCAAAAGTGATCGGCACGACGGTGTCCACCATCAAAGACGAAAAATTGCACGGGCGAAAATTGCTCATCCTGCGGCAGTCCGACGAAACAGGCGCGGTCTCGGGCAAGCCTTACGTGGCGGTGGACACGGTGGACGCGGGCGTGGGCGATCTCGTGCTCACCGCGTCGGGCTCGTCGGCGCGGCAAACCAACATCACAAAAGACACGCCCGTCGACGCGGTCATCATGGCGGTCATCGACTCGCTCGAAGTGGATGGAAAAATCGTCTTCCGAAAATCGTGATGAAAAAAATTTATACCGATCAAGATATCGAAGAACTTTTTCGCAACGGCGTCAAATCTTTGCAAGTGGGTGACGACGTTGTGCTGACCGATCTCGCCTTTGAGAAAGCGCGCAAGTTGGGGATGCTTGCTTCGGATGCTCCCCCCGCCGCGCCTGTGCGTCCGTATCTTTCGGATGTGAAAACGGTTCATTCGCAGGGGAGGGCTGATTCAGTTTCGTCGGCGTTATCGCAGAGTGGACAACCCCTCATCCCCAGCCCTTCTCCCCACGGGGAGAAGGGAGCGCTGTTGGAAAAACGAATCCGTGAAAAGGTCGCGGCGAAGTTGGGCAACCAAGTGGACTCGTCTTTGCTCGACACCATCATCAAGCGGACTCTCAAACTCGTGAGGACAAAGTAGTCATGCTGTTCGGACGAGTGAAGGGCAACGCGGTTTGCACGATCAAATATCCCAACATCGATGGCGTGAAGTTGCTTGTTGTCCAACCGCTGAACAAAAAACTTGAACCGCTCGGCGTGTTGCAAGTTGCGGCGGACGTTGTCCATGCGGGCGTTGGCGATCTGTGTGTGATGGTCCGCTCGCGCGAAGCGGCGCTTGCCATGAAGGATGAAAAGTTTGTGCCAATTGATCTGGCTCTGGTCGGTATTGTGGATGAGTTG contains the following coding sequences:
- a CDS encoding GGDEF domain-containing protein, yielding MLLQPPPPPLGQPSLLALGPLTLVIGITFLMQAIAVALASVAVREYRGVRLFFVSTLFLSLGYFLLLWHPRLGYSIGISSNVAIYTGNLLLYLSVCQFTETPPHRWIIYGLIPLGYVALALTYFFPIPILWITESVNTPLSAASAFVLLKSDNKAFRLGALVTAIPLILYSLVSLTRFVSAVFPQAGIAPQLDPAAGANATQPIFVLMVFILSFLWTAGFIFMISQRLQTHLNELAMNDMLTRVRNRRAMHELLDYELRRAEREIKDFSIILLDVDHFKRVNDTYGHDVGDEVLKWMALQLQQSSRIQDTVSRWGGEEFLILLPSTTLDEAVEVAERMRSHIEATTFSYKDVSLNVTFSAGVSFSKEYQNVDHLCKVADQALYVAKQTRNRVVSQTQIQHTG
- a CDS encoding DinB family protein, which gives rise to MNQLSPPTSNEYAEFYAGYVQRAQARGDVLAALPKQIDEIKSALGSLTDEQALFRDAPKEWSIKEVMGHLNDVERVFSYRLLRVSRNDATPLASFEQNDYVREAGFDKHPLKELIEEFEHLRRANILAIQNMSAEAALRVGAASGYPVSARALIYMLVGHVDHHMESLNEKYLPFAK
- a CDS encoding RpiB/LacA/LacB family sugar-phosphate isomerase, whose translation is MNDAEIRQIVQNVVRNLTDSPQTDPASASPVGKRIVALGADHGGFELKGILKPEIESLGFVVMDVGTNSKEPVDYPDFAHSVAQMVGTGRAWRGIMIDGAGIGSCIVANKVPNVRAGMAYDVSSATNSREHNDTNVLTLGAGLIGVNLAKQIVKVWLTTDFGGDRHTKRVDKIKSVEKMYLKNMDT
- the deoC gene encoding deoxyribose-phosphate aldolase, with the protein product MKPDPKLVEQLVEIITHEVLAAMMEEDARVSNPEAYHCKFDCADGLCVRTCFDHVGNVVSAGAERVSSTLGAIPQELSVAKMIDHTLLKPDATQQEIAQLCYEARKYGFASVCVNPTWVSLCAELLKGSDVKVCTVIGFPLGATSSETKAFETETAIKQGATEIDMVINVGALKARDIETVAKDIRGVVKAAHARNVIVKVIIETVLLTDEEKTIASLTSKEAGADFVKTSTGFAGGGATVHDVELMRKAVGPQMGVKASGGVRTFEDAQNMIQAGATRIGASAGVKIIQGPSDQVEGKKESGSSSAKY
- a CDS encoding EutN/CcmL family microcompartment protein — translated: MFIAKVIGTTVSTIKDEKLHGRKLLILRQSDETGAVSGKPYVAVDTVDAGVGDLVLTASGSSARQTNITKDTPVDAVIMAVIDSLEVDGKIVFRKS
- a CDS encoding EutN/CcmL family microcompartment protein — encoded protein: MLFGRVKGNAVCTIKYPNIDGVKLLVVQPLNKKLEPLGVLQVAADVVHAGVGDLCVMVRSREAALAMKDEKFVPIDLALVGIVDELEVKPDGEFEYTLKVGQNRFT